GCGCGGCGGTGCTGGCCAGCACGGTTTCGGCCAGGACGAGTGCATGGTCGACGCCGACCTCGACACGGTCGGTGGTGCCGATCACCGTCACTTCGCCATCGACGGTGGTGGCCGTGCCGGTCACTACCGAATCGCGCACGTCGATAGCGTGCCCACGCGGGAACAGCGCGTCGAGAAGGGTCTGCAGCGGTGCACTCATGGCAGGCTCCGGCCATCGGTGGCGGCGAGGAAGGCATCGGTATCCAGCAAGGGCATTCGCTCGGGCTCGGCAATGCCCTGACGGGTCCAGATCTCCAGCCCGTCGCGGCAATCGCCCCAGGCCTGCACGCGTGCCTTCAGCGCGGTGTGGCGGGCCTGCAGGGCGCTCAGTGCGGTGCCGGTATCGCTGCTGGCTGCATCGGGCTGCAGTGCATCGGCGGCGGCGTGGGCGAAGGCGTCGATGGCGTCGGGTACCAGCACCTGGGCCTCGTCGATCAGGTAACGGTGCTTGCCACCGGTCACGCGCCACACCAGCGCGCGATCGCGTGAGTCGAACTCTTCCACGCCACGCACGGTCTCGATCACTTCCGGGCCGGACAGCGACAGGCGCCCCTCTTCGGACATGATGACCGTGGTGCAGCAGCGGGCGACGATGCCCATGCCACCGAAGGCGCCGTTGCCGCTGCCGATCAGGGCGACCACCGGCACGCCGGCAGCGCGTGCGCCCAGCGTGGCGCGCATGATTTCGGAAATCGCGATCAGCCCGGCATTGGCTTCATGCAGGCGCACGCCGCCGGTGTCCAGCAGCAGCAGTACGCCGTCGGGGCGTGTTTCGGCCGCGCGGCGCAGCAGGCCGGTCAGCTTGGCGCCGTGCACCTCGCCCACGCCGCCGCCCATGAACTCACCCTGCTGTGCGGCCAGCAGCACGCGCTTGCCCTGCAGCGTGGCTTCGCCGACCACGATGCCATCATCGAATGCGGCCGGCTGGTCGAGCTGGGCCAGGTGCGGGCTCATCATCCTCCGCGCCGGGCCGAGGAATTCGCGGAACGAACCGGCGTCGACCAGCCCGGCAATGCGCTCGCGTGCATCGGCTTCGTAATAGCTGTGGCGTCGAGCGTGGCTCATGGCGTGCCTCCGGCCAGCAATGTTTCCACCGCCTGGTCCAGGCGCAGGCTGACCACCGCCGGGGTGGCACCGGCGTCGTTGATCGACACGCGTACATCGCGCAGCGGATGGCGATGGGCAAAGTCGGTGATCACTGCCTGCCAGATGCTGCCGAACCCCTGCGCGGCGGTGATGATGCGCACCGTCATCGCACCGTCCAGCGCAGCGGGCTCCAGCAGGATTTCCAGGTTGCCCGAGGCGAGCACGCCTACCAGCACCACATCGCGCGGGAACTGCACGCGGGTGCGGCCGTCGAATCGATAGTCGAGGGTTTCCATGCTCTGTCCCTTACCAGTTGCGGAAGCGCTTGGGCGGGTCGTACAGGCCGCCGGACCAGCGCACCAGGTCCTTCACCGAACGTGCGGCCAGCAGGTCGCGACTGGCATCGCGCGGCGAAATGTCGAGGTCCTCAGGGCGCCGGATCACGCCGCGGTCGCGCAGGTTCTCCACCATCGCGCGGTCGCGGCCCAGGCCAACCGCGGTATAGCCGGAGACGCCGCGGATCGCCTGTTCGCGCTCCTCGGCAGTGCGGCACAGCAGCAGGTTGGCGATGCCTTCCTCGGTGAGCACGTGGCTGACGTCGTCGCCGTAGATCATCACCGGCGGCAGCGGCATGTCCGCGCGCTCGGCAAGTTCCCAGGCATCGAGTCGTTCAACGAAGGCCGGCGCCATGTGTTCGCGGAAGGTTTCCACCATCTGCACCACCAGCTTGCGCCCGCGCGGCATTTCGCCGGGGCGTGCGGCCTGCTGCCCGGCCTTGATCCAGGCATCGCTGGCGTGGCGCCGGCCGCGTGCATCGGAACCCATGTTCGGCGCGCCACCGAAGCCGGCGATGCGGTCACGGGTGGCAGTGGAACTGTTGCCCTGCAGGTCGATCTGCAGGGTGGAGCCGATGAACATGTCACAGGCATACAGGCCGGCGGTCTGCGAGAACGCGCGGTTGGAGCGCATCGAGCCATCGGCACCGGTGAAGAACACATCACTACGCGCGGCGATGTACTTCTCCATGCCCAGTTCCGAACCGAACGAGTGCACCGATCTGACGAAGCCCGATTCGATGGCGGGTATCAGCGCCGGGTGCGGATTGAGCGCCCAGTGCTGGCAGATCTTTCCCTTCAGCCCCAGCGATTCAGCGTAGGTCGGCAGCAGCAGTTCGATGGCGGCGGTGTCGAAGCCGATGCCATGGTTGAGGCGGTTGACGCCGTATTCGGCATAGATACCCTTGATGGCCATCATCGCCATCAGCACCTGGATCTCGGAGATCTGCGCTGGGTCGCGGGTGAACAGCGGCTCGATATGGTTGGGGCGCGGCGCCTGCACCACGAAGTTGACCCAGTCGGCGGGGATATCGACGCGGGGGAGGGTGTCGACGATCTCGTTGACCTGGGCGATGACGATGCCACCTCCGAAGGCGGTGGCTTCGACGATCACCGGGGTGTCTTCGGTATTCGGCCCGGTGTACAGGTTGCCGTGCCGATCTGCGGCCTGTGCTGCGACCAGGGCCACGCGCGGGGTCAGGTCGATGAAGTAGCGGCCGAACAGTTCCAGGTAGGTGTGGATGGCGCCGATCTGGATGCGGCCCTCGGCCACCAGGTTGGCCAGGCGCACCGATTGCGGGCCGGAGAACGAGAAGTCCAGCTTCGAGGCGACGCCGCGCTCGAACACGTCCAGGTGCGAGGGCAGCGACAGCACCGACTGCACCATGTGCAGGTCATGCACGCGGGCGGGGTCGAGGTCGGCCAACGCCTGGGCGAGGAAGTCGGCCTGCTTCTGGTTGTTGCCTTCCAGGCAGACCTTGTCGCCGGGCTCCAGCAGCGCATGCAGCAGTTCGCCCACATCACTGGCGGCAACGTCGCGGCCCCTGGCCCATGGCGCGGCCCGTTGCAGGCGGGCCTGGCGGCTGCGTTCCAACGTGTCCCAGCTCGGGTTCATCGACCGGCTTCCGATTGGCATTGAAATAATTACGGCATAATTATGATGGGTGTGCAATCCGCGCTGCAGCAAATCCGGGACTGGTGATCCACGCCATGCGTGGGTGTGCTGATGGGCGCATTCAGTTTTAGGCTCGGCCTCTGTACGCTTGGTCTCGACGCGGGCGCCGCCCGCCGTCCAGGGAAAGGAGACCCGCATGGATCTACGGACATTGGCCGCCGGCATGGCACGCCTGCGCAGGCTCACCCGCGTAGTGGCCTTCGCACTGCTGGGGCTCCATGTGTTGGGAATGCTGGTGGGGCAATTGGTGAAGGGCGCACCGCCACCGCTGTGGGCATGGGGTCTACCCCTGCTGTTCGCGGGCGTGATCTGGTTCGATGTGCGCCACCTGTTGGCGCGCAGCGATGCAGTGCGCGCGGTCAGCGCTTTCGACCAGGCCAGGGAGAAACTGTCAACGCTGGACGAGGCCGCGCGCGTTGCGCACCTGCTGCGTCTGAAGCGGCGGACGTTGTTGGCCGGCGTGTCATTGATCGCCAGCGTCGTCACGCTGCTGTTCGTCCCCGACGATCACCCGCGTGCGGTTGCCTGGACGTGGCTGTGGCTGTTCGTCAGTGGGTTCATGACGTTCACCTACTGCGGCGGACTCCTGCTGGCGCGCCGCTGGCTGCGGTGAGTCACCGCCGGGAATGGCCCGGCGCCAGCGCCAGGCCATTGAATCCACGCATTTCATGCATCTACCGTGTCGGCCAAGCTCGACACGTACCGACAGCGCCGCACATCTGTCGGAGGCGGGGCACTGCGGGTGTGCGGGGTGTGAGCCGCATGGATGCGGCGACCAAGCCCCCATGGACGGGTTCACGGCGTCCCCGCACACCCACAGTGCCCCGCCGCTACCCAGGAAACCTGCATGTGACCTTGATGTTGCTTCGGCGGGTGCCGGGCGCAGCCCGGCAACCCTGCCTGCCTCAGAACTTCCAGCGCAGGCTGGCCGACACGAAGCGCGGCTCGCCGAAGTTGTTGTAGTCCAGGTTGGCCCAGTAGGTCTTGTCCAGCGCGTTGCGCACGCTCAGCGTCGCGGTCCAGTTGTCGCTGATGCGGTAGTTGGCGTTGAACTGCACCAGTGAGTAGGCCGGCTGGTTCACCGTCACCGTGCCTCCCAGCGGGTAGGCGATGTTGTAGCCCTGCACCTTGCTCTGCCACTGCAGGCCACCGCCGATGCTCAGGCGCTCCAGCGCGCCGCGCAGCTGCAGCTGGGTGTTGAGCTGCAGCAGGTCCTTGGGCGGATTGGCGTACAGCAGGTCGGTGGCGGCGCGGGTCACCTTGACGCGGGTGTAGCCGGCATTGACCGTCCAGCCCGGCAGGATCTCGCCGTTGACGTCCATCTCCCAACCACGTGCCTTGGTGCCGTTGATGCCGATGTAGGCCGAGCTGCCGTCGCTCAGCGTGCCTTCCGGCACGCTCATGTCGCGCACCGCGTAGTTGTCCTGCTTGGCCTCGAACACTGCCGCATTGGCGGTCAGGCGGCCATCGAACCACTGCGTCTTGATGCCCGCTTCCAGGTTCGAGCCCTGCACCGGTGCCAGCAGGTTCTCGTTGCGGTCCTTGTAGTTCTGCGGATTGAAGATCTCGGTGTAGCTGGCATACGCCGAGACGTTCGGGGTGATCTCGTAGACCAGGCCCACGTACGGGGTGACTTCATCGCTCACCTTGTACGCACCGCTGGTGCCGGTATAAGCACCGGCGGCGTTGTACGAGCGGCTGAGCGTTTCCCAGCGGCTCAGGCGTGCACCGGCAATCAGGGACAGCGGCTCGGCCAGGCGCAGGCGGGTGGCCAGATAGACGCCGCTCTGCGTGGTCTTGGCCACGCGACGTGCGCCGGTGCGGGTGTAGGTCACCTCGGAAATGTCGCCGTTCCAGTTGAACACGTTGGGGATGTAGTAGCAGCGCTCACGCCCGCAGGTCGCCCAGTCGCCCGGGAAGTTCAGTGCCACGGTATTGGTGGTGCCTTCCAGGTCCGACCACTGCGCGCCGACGGTGAGATCGTGGTCGCGGCCGAACAGCGGGAAGGTGCCGGTCAGGTAGGCATCGACATTGCGGCGGGTGTCCTTCGAATCACCGGCGGCCGCGCGCAGGTAGATGCCCGAGCCGGTCACCGGGTCCGGGTTGCCGGTGCCGTACAGGCGCACGTTCTGCACGTTGCCGCGGGTGTAGGCGGTGTTGATCTTCAACAGCCAGTTGTCGCCGAAACGCTGCTCCAGGTTGGCGAAGGCGGTGTTGCTCTCGCGCTTCCAGTAGCTCCACTTCGGCGACAGGTTGGTCGAGCGCGCCAGATGGGCGAAGTTGCCCTGGTTGTCGAAGAACGCCACGGTGCCCCAGGTCGAACCGGTGGGGTTGTTGTCCTGGGTCTGGTAGCCGACGGTGACGGTGGTGCTGTCGGTGACATCGCCTTCCAGCACCGCCATGCCGGCCATCTTGTTTTCCTTGTAGCGGTCGTAGTACAGGCCGCGGTCGGTGTAGGCGGCGACCACGCGGCTGCGGAAGCGGCCGTCGGCGGTCAGCGGCGCGGTCACGTCGGCTTCCATGCGGCGGTAGTCCCAGCTGCCGGCGCTGACCGCGAACGACGCATCGAATTCCTTGCCGGGGCGCTTGCGCAGCAGGTTGACCGTGGCCGATGGCACGCCGGCGCCGCTGAGCAGGCCGTTGGCGCCGCGGATCACTTCGATGCGGTCGTAGAAGGCGGTGTCGTATTCCTGGTTGGTGGAGCCGCTGTAGGTGGGAATGCCATCGACCTGGAAGTCGGTGATGGCAAAGCCGCGCGCGTAGTACAGCGGGCGCTGCGTGTCATAGAAGGACACGCTGACGCCGGTCACGTTGCGCATCACATCGTTGATGCTGAACAGTGATTCGTCCTGCAGGCGCTTCAGGATGATCGCGGTGGCCGACTGCGGCGTTTCCTGCAGGGTGATCGGCAGGCGCGTGGTGCTGGCCGGCGGAGCCGACTGCTCGGCACGCACGCTCACCCTGTCCAGGGTTTTGGCATCGGCATCGGCAGCGCCATCGGCGGCGAACGCGCTGGGCGCGGCCAGCAGTGTCAACGACGAAAGCAGGGCGGCCGGCAGCAGCGCGCGGCGGGGCAGGCGGTTACGGAGGGGCAGGGACATGGTGGGCTCGAGGCTCGGAAGCGGGGAAGGGCGGCAACAGTCGTCCAGCACCCGGGGCGGCGGCTTCGGGCACAGCAGGTCCATCTGGGAGGGGCGCGGTCACTGCGCAGGACGCAAATGTAAATAATTCTTAACAACATTACAATTCGCGTCATTGTGCATCGCCTTTCCGGCACTGGGCATCGCCTGGGCCGGGGTCGGATCCCGTTGCTGCAGGCAATGGGCCCTGACCCCACCATCGGCGCCCAGGCGCAGGTCAGGGCCCTCCCGCGCGGGAGGAATCCGACCCGCCCTGCACAAAAACAAACGGCCACCGGAAGGTGGCCGTTCGTCTGCATCGAAAGGAACGCGCAGGCTTACAGCGCCTGCAGTTCCTCGTTGGCGTTGCGCTTTTCCTTGGCCGGCGCCGGAACCGCTGCCGGCACCGCTACCGGAGCGGGCGATGCTGCATTCGCGTCCACCGGCACATCCAGGTACGGCAACTGCAGGGTCTGGCTGGTCAGCGTGCGGATCTCGTTGACCAGCGCGGCGCTGTCGTTGAGCTTGCGCCCGTACGACGGCACGATCTCGCGCAGGCGGGTTTCCCAGCCGGCCTTCATCTGGTCCGGGAAGGCCTTGGCCATCAGGTCCAGCATGATCGGCGGCGAGGTCGACGCACCCGGCGAGGCGCCGAGCAGGGCGGCGATGGTGTGATCCTTGTCGGTCACGATCTCGGTACCGAACTGCAGCACCGGGCCCTTCAGCGGATCACGCTTGATGATCTGCACGCGCTGGCCGGCGGTGACCAGCTTCCAGTCACCCGGCTTGGCATTGGGGAAGTACTTGACCAGCTCGGCCTGGCGGTCGGCATCGTTCAGGCGTGCCTGGCCCATCAGGTACTGCACCAGGTCCAGGTTGTCCTTGCCCACTTCCAGCATCGGGCCGACGTTGTTGTGGTTCACCGACGAATACAGGTCCCACCACGAGCCGTGCTTGAGGAACTTGGTGCTGTACAGCGCGAACGGCCCGAACAGGACCACCGGCTTGCCGTCCAGCTTGCGCGCATCCAGGTGCGGCACCGACATCGGCGGCGAACCGGTCTCGGCCATGCCGTAGGCCTTCACGCCGTGGCGCGAGGTCACGTCCTGGCCCTGGAAGGCGAGGAACTGGCCACCGACCGGGAAGCCGGCGTAGTCCTTCGATTCCGGAATGCCGGACATCTGCAGCAGCTTCAGCGCGGCGCCACCGGCACCGATGAACACGAAGCGGGCGTGGGTGGTGGACTCGGTGCCGGCCTTGAGGTCCTTCACCGTCACGTTCCAGCTCTTGTCGGCGTTCTGCCGCAGCGCGCTCACCTCATGGTTGAGGTGCAGGCTGAAGTTCGGGCTGCGCTGCAGGCCGGTGGTCAGCTGGCGGGTGATCACACCGAAGTTGACGTCGGTGCCCAGCGGCATCCAGGTCGCGGCGACCTTCTGCTTCGGGTCACGGCCTTCCATCAGCAGCGGTGCCCACTGCTTGATCTGTGCCGGATCCTCGGAGTACTGCATGCCGTAGAACAACGGGTTCTTGACCAGAGCCTGCTGGCGCTTGTGCAGGTAGGCGATGTTGTCATCGCCCCAGACGAAGCTCATGTGCGGGGTCGGGTTGATGAAGTCGCTGGGCTGGCTCAGCCGGCCTTCCTTCACCTGGTGCGACCAGAACTGGCGCGAGACCTCGAACGATTCGGCAATGCCGACCGCGCGCTTGGTCTCGATGCTGCCGTCGGGCAGCTCCGGGGTGTAGTTCAGTTCGGCGAAGGCCGAGTGGCCGGTACCGGCATTGTTCCAGCCGTCGGAGCTTTCACCGGCGACGCCGTCGAGGCGTTCGTAGACCTGGATGTTCCAGTCCGGCTGCAGTTCCTGCAGGTAGGTGGCCAGGGTGATGCTCATGATGCCGGCGCCAACCAGCACAACATCGACGGGCTTGTCGTTGCTGGCGGCGGGCACGGAACGCTGGGTCAGCGGCCAGTACAGGAACAGCGCGGCGGCCAGCAACAGCAGCACGAGCAGGGCGAGCAGGGCCTTGCCAAATTTCTTCATGGGGGCGGGATCGTTGGCGGAGGGGAGGAGTTCAGGATGCGCATGGGGCAGGGAAAGGGCGTGAAGAAACAACGCCTTGCAACATCCTGGCGCGATTCTAACCGGTTCCGGTCCTTTTTTGATGCAACGCAGCATCCGACGTTTCGCGGCACCGTCACCAGTAGCGCAGGCTAGGCTTGGCGACGCCTTCAATCAGACCAGCTCAAGGATCTCGTCACCGGCCTCGTCGACCCCGCCGGTCGGGCGCCAGCCCAGGCGGCGGTAGAAGCCATGCGAGCGCGAACGCGGGTCGGCCGAGCAGGCCAGGAACAGCCGCCGGTGGCCGGCATCGCGGGTCAGGCTGACCACTTCCTGCAGCAGCTGGCGGCCGATGCCGCGGCCCTCGTACTCCGGCAGCAGCGCCAGCACCAGCACCTCGCCGCTGTCGCGGTCGGCGAAGCAATAGCCGGCCATGCGCTCCCCATCCCAGGCGACGCGGCCAATCGAATCGCCCTGGGCAATGCCGGCCGCCCAGCTGTCCACGGTGATGCCCAGCCGCGCCAGCTGCTCGGCACTGAAGGCGTTCTCGCGGGTGCGCCCGCGCAGGTCGATGCAGGCGGCGGCATCTTCGGGGCGGGCGTCGCGTACGAACACGGGCATGCCGGACATCCTTGTAGTGATCGGCCCGCCAGTATCCGCATCGCGCATGGACCCGGTGTGTAGGCTCGATGGAGATCCGATGGAGCCCCAAAAAAGGGGACAGAGGGGATTAAGTCGTATTTGCCTTGGATGTCGTACTGGCCTTAAACGACTTAATCCCCTCCGTCCCCTTTTTGCGCTGTGCGTCAGCGCTTGCGCCGGATCAATGCCGAGGAAGCATCCAGCACCGCGCGGGTCAGCAGCGCCATGGTCTGCACGTCGCCCTTCCAGTGCTGCCAGTACAGCGGCACGTCTTCCCATGCGCGCTGGCGCACGTAGACCAGCCGGCCGGCGTCCAGGTGCCGCTTGACCAGCGGCAGCGGGTTCATGGTCCAGCCCATGCCACCGAGGTTGGCCTGCACGAAGGCGCGGGTGGAGGGAATCCACCAGGTCGGCGCGGTGCTGGGCAGGTCGTCGCCGGCCATGCGCCGGGCGAAGCGCGACTGCATTTCGTCCTTGCGGTTGAACACCAGTACCGGCGCCTGTGCCAGCGCCTGCGCGGTCACGCCCTTGGCGAAGTGGCGCTCGCGGAACTCGGGGGTACAGGTGGCGGCGTAGCGGATGCTGCCCAGCGCATGGATCTGGCAGCCCTGCACCGGCTCGTCCAGCGTGGTCACTGCGCCGAGTACCGTGCCTTGGCGCAGCAGCTCCACGGTGTGGTCCTGATCCTCCACGCGCAGGTCCAGGGTGGTGCCGGTGCTCTGTGCGAACTGCGAGGCCGCCTGCGGGAACCAGGTTTCCAGGCTGTCGTGGTTTACCGCCACCGGGATGCTGGCCTGGGGCAGGTCTTCGTCGGCCAGACCCATCCGGTGCAGCGCATCGTGTTCGAGCAGGGCGGTCTGTTCGGCCAGCTGCACCAGCACCTGGCCTTCGGCGGTGGCGGTGGCCGGGGTACCGCGCTTGACCAGCAGGCGCCCGACCCGGTCCTCCAGTGCCTTGACCCGCTGCGAGATGGCCGAGGGCGTGACATTCAGCGACTGCGCGGCGCGGTCGAAGCTGCCTTCGCGGATCACCGCGGCCAGGGCGCGCAGCTGGGCATGGTCGATACGCATCGAATTAAGTTCCGCTAATGTTGGTTTAGGAAGTTTAGCTCGTCTTTTTCATGTTGCGGCGCGACAATGGCGCTCGTTCCGGTGCTGTCCGCCTTCGCGAGGCACCGTCCCCCCAGCAATACAAGGCAGTGAATCCCATGTTCTCGGTCATCTCCGCCAGCACCGGCCTCGGTGCCTGGTTCTCTGGTGCAGCCACCGGCATCGGCCTGTTCGCCGTGGTCGGGGCCCAGAGCGCCTTCATTCTGCGCCAGGGCATCCTGCGCAAGCACATCGTGCCGGTGGTCGCCACCTGCGCGGCCATCGATGCCATCTTCATCTTCGCCAGCGTGGCTGGCCTGCGCACGCTCACCTCGGCGCTGCCGTGGCTGACCACCGCCGTGCTGTGGACCGGTGTCGCGTTCCTGGCCTGGTATGCGATGAAGTCGGCACGCCGTGCGATCGCCGGCGGCGGTGGCATGGGCGAGGCCGACAGCGATGACGGCAGCCGCCGTGCGGTGCTGATGGCTGCGGTCGGCTTCTCGCTGATCAATCCGCACTTCTGGCTGGACATGATGGTGATCGGCTCCATCGCCGAGAACTTCGGCAACGCCCGCATGGCTTTCGCCGCCGGTGTGGTCACCGCCAGCTGCCTGTGGCTGACCGCGCAGGGCCTCGGTGCCCGCCTGCTGGCGCCGCTGTTCACCAAGCCCAGCACCTGGCGCGTGCTCGATGGCACCATCGCCGTGATCCTCAGCATCCTGGCCCTCATGTTGGCGGTGCGCGGGGTCCATTGACCCGGCGCACGCCCCCCGAACCCACGTCCTGACTCTCTCTCCAAGGTAGTGGCAACGACGGCACCGGCAACGGTGCCGTCGTCTTTTCCGGCTCTGGCGGGAAACGCATGGCCCTGCCTAGAATCGGCCACCAGGACAAGGTGTCCACAGGAGCAGGGGAAGGATGCACAAGACGATTCTGGCGGCCGCACTGGCTGTCATCGGGGGCGTTGCCGCAGGCAGCGTAGGGGCGGTGGACCTGACGCAGTACCTGCGTCGCGAGACCTTCACCGACATCAAGATTTCGCCGGGGGGCGAGTACGTGGCGGCGACGGTGCCGATGGAGGACGCCACCGCGATCGCCGTGCTGCGGTTGAAGGACAAGCAGATGGTCGGCAGTTTCCGGCCACCCAGCCGCAACCACGCGCAGGAATTCGACTGGGTCAGCAACGAGCGCCTGCTGATCGGCCTGGCCCAGAAGTGGGGCTCGCTCGACCAGCCCAATCCCACCGGCGAACTCTATGCCATCGATGCCAACGGCAATCGCGGCGAACTGCTGGTCGGCTACCGCGTGGAGAGCAACGGCCCGGGAACCCGCATCCAGCCGAAGAAGGTCGAAGCAGTAGCCGCCTTCCTGGCCGACGACCTGCCGGGCGACGAGCGCAACGTGCTGGTCACCGTGTGGCCGCTCGCCGAGGATCCGTTCACCCGCGTCGATCGCATGGATGTGACCACGGGCCGTCGCTCGCGGGTGGCGTCTTCGCCGGTACGGCGTGGTGAGTTCACCACCGACGGCGCCGGCGAGGTCCGCTTCGTGCACGGCTCGGGCAGCGACAACATCAACAAGCTGTATTTCCGCGAACGCAGCGGCGACAGCTGGAAGCTGATCAACGATGAGGCGGTCAGCAAGCGCATCGAAACCGCCCTCGGCTTCTCGGCCGATGACAGCCTGGCCTATCTCAACGTCGAGCAGACCCAGGGCCCGGATGCGATCGTCAGCTGGAACCCGCAGACCGGCGAACGCGCGACCCTGCTGCGCGACGAGGTGGTCAATCCGTACCGCATCATCCACCGGCCCGGCACCCATGTGCCGGTAGGCGCGCTGTACCTGGGGGACAAACCGCGCACGCGCTTCTTCGATGAAGGCTCGGCCGATGCGCGGCTGTATCGCAGCCTGGAGGCGGCCTTCGGCGGCGCGGTCTACATCACCTCCAGCACCCGCGATGGCCGCGTCGTGCTGGTGGAAACCTGGTCGGGCACCAATCCCGGCGACTTCTACGTGTACGACACGGTGGCGCGCAAGGCCGACCACCTGATCAGTCGCAGTGACTGGATCGACGTGGAGCGCAGTGCCAGCGTGAAGCCGATTGCACTGAAGGCGCGCGACGGCCTGCCATTGCATGGCTTCCTGACCCTGCCGGCGGGCAGCAACGGGCGCAACCTGCCGATGGTGGTGTTGCCGCATGGCGGCCCGTTCGACATCTTCGATTCCGGCCAGTACGACCGCGAAACGCAGATGCTGGCCGCCGCCGGCTATGCCGTGCTGCAGGTCAACTTCCGCGGGTCGGGCAACTACGGCCGGGCCCACACCCAGGCCGGCGCGCAGCAGTGGGGCGCGGCGATGCAGGACGACGTCACTGATGCCACCCGCTGGGCGATCAGCGAGGGCATCGCCGACGCCCGCCGCATCTGCATCTATGGCGCCAGCTACGGGGCCTACTCGGCGATGATGGGGGCCGCCCGCGAACCCGGGTTGTACCAGTGCGCGGCCGGCTATGTCGGGGTCTACGACCTGCCGATGATGTATACCCGGGGCGACATCCAGGACCGCGGTTCAGGCGTGACCTACCTGCGCGAATGGCTGGGGGATCCGGCCAGGCTGGGCGCGGTGTCGCCGGTGAACCTGGCCGAACGGATCAAGGTGCCGGTGTTCCTCGCGGCCGGTGGCGAAGACAAGCGTGCGCCGATCCAGCACACCGAACGCATGGAAGCGGCGCTCAAGCGCGCCGGCACGCCGGTGGAAAGCCTGTACTACAAGACCGAAGGCCACGGTTTCTACACCGAGGCCCATCGCAGCGAGTACTACGACAAGCTGCTGGCGTTCCTGGCGCGCAGCCTCGGCGGCAAGACCGCGACGACCGCACCGGCGGCCGGCAAGGACAAGGCGCCCTGAGCTGACAGGGCGGCGGATGATCGTTCCGCCGCCCTGGTTTTCCGCATGCGCGGGGTCTACTTCACCCCGTGCATCATCCGCTTCAGCAGCGGCGCTGCGATGAAGGCGGCCAGCGCACAGCCCAGGCCGATCCACATCAGCAGCCAGAACAGGTGCGCGTAGGCGCCGGCGGCAGCCACCATGTCCAGCGATTCGCCTTCCGGCACCTCGATCGCGGCCAGCTTGCCGAACAGCGCGGCCAGCGTTTCCGAAAACGCGGTGGCCAGGAACCAGGTGCCCATCATCAGGCTCATCACCCGCGGCACGGCCAGCTGGGTCACTGCCGACAGGCCGACCGGCGACAGGCACATCTCGCCGCTGGCCAGCAGGAAGTAGGCCAGCACCAGCCACCACACGCTGGCCATCTCACCGGTGGCGCCGAC
The sequence above is a segment of the Stenotrophomonas maltophilia genome. Coding sequences within it:
- the mqo gene encoding malate dehydrogenase (quinone); translation: MKKFGKALLALLVLLLLAAALFLYWPLTQRSVPAASNDKPVDVVLVGAGIMSITLATYLQELQPDWNIQVYERLDGVAGESSDGWNNAGTGHSAFAELNYTPELPDGSIETKRAVGIAESFEVSRQFWSHQVKEGRLSQPSDFINPTPHMSFVWGDDNIAYLHKRQQALVKNPLFYGMQYSEDPAQIKQWAPLLMEGRDPKQKVAATWMPLGTDVNFGVITRQLTTGLQRSPNFSLHLNHEVSALRQNADKSWNVTVKDLKAGTESTTHARFVFIGAGGAALKLLQMSGIPESKDYAGFPVGGQFLAFQGQDVTSRHGVKAYGMAETGSPPMSVPHLDARKLDGKPVVLFGPFALYSTKFLKHGSWWDLYSSVNHNNVGPMLEVGKDNLDLVQYLMGQARLNDADRQAELVKYFPNAKPGDWKLVTAGQRVQIIKRDPLKGPVLQFGTEIVTDKDHTIAALLGASPGASTSPPIMLDLMAKAFPDQMKAGWETRLREIVPSYGRKLNDSAALVNEIRTLTSQTLQLPYLDVPVDANAASPAPVAVPAAVPAPAKEKRNANEELQAL
- the mdcA gene encoding malonate decarboxylase subunit alpha, which encodes MNPSWDTLERSRQARLQRAAPWARGRDVAASDVGELLHALLEPGDKVCLEGNNQKQADFLAQALADLDPARVHDLHMVQSVLSLPSHLDVFERGVASKLDFSFSGPQSVRLANLVAEGRIQIGAIHTYLELFGRYFIDLTPRVALVAAQAADRHGNLYTGPNTEDTPVIVEATAFGGGIVIAQVNEIVDTLPRVDIPADWVNFVVQAPRPNHIEPLFTRDPAQISEIQVLMAMMAIKGIYAEYGVNRLNHGIGFDTAAIELLLPTYAESLGLKGKICQHWALNPHPALIPAIESGFVRSVHSFGSELGMEKYIAARSDVFFTGADGSMRSNRAFSQTAGLYACDMFIGSTLQIDLQGNSSTATRDRIAGFGGAPNMGSDARGRRHASDAWIKAGQQAARPGEMPRGRKLVVQMVETFREHMAPAFVERLDAWELAERADMPLPPVMIYGDDVSHVLTEEGIANLLLCRTAEEREQAIRGVSGYTAVGLGRDRAMVENLRDRGVIRRPEDLDISPRDASRDLLAARSVKDLVRWSGGLYDPPKRFRNW
- a CDS encoding biotin-independent malonate decarboxylase subunit beta — protein: MSHARRHSYYEADARERIAGLVDAGSFREFLGPARRMMSPHLAQLDQPAAFDDGIVVGEATLQGKRVLLAAQQGEFMGGGVGEVHGAKLTGLLRRAAETRPDGVLLLLDTGGVRLHEANAGLIAISEIMRATLGARAAGVPVVALIGSGNGAFGGMGIVARCCTTVIMSEEGRLSLSGPEVIETVRGVEEFDSRDRALVWRVTGGKHRYLIDEAQVLVPDAIDAFAHAAADALQPDAASSDTGTALSALQARHTALKARVQAWGDCRDGLEIWTRQGIAEPERMPLLDTDAFLAATDGRSLP
- a CDS encoding TonB-dependent siderophore receptor, with product MSLPLRNRLPRRALLPAALLSSLTLLAAPSAFAADGAADADAKTLDRVSVRAEQSAPPASTTRLPITLQETPQSATAIILKRLQDESLFSINDVMRNVTGVSVSFYDTQRPLYYARGFAITDFQVDGIPTYSGSTNQEYDTAFYDRIEVIRGANGLLSGAGVPSATVNLLRKRPGKEFDASFAVSAGSWDYRRMEADVTAPLTADGRFRSRVVAAYTDRGLYYDRYKENKMAGMAVLEGDVTDSTTVTVGYQTQDNNPTGSTWGTVAFFDNQGNFAHLARSTNLSPKWSYWKRESNTAFANLEQRFGDNWLLKINTAYTRGNVQNVRLYGTGNPDPVTGSGIYLRAAAGDSKDTRRNVDAYLTGTFPLFGRDHDLTVGAQWSDLEGTTNTVALNFPGDWATCGRERCYYIPNVFNWNGDISEVTYTRTGARRVAKTTQSGVYLATRLRLAEPLSLIAGARLSRWETLSRSYNAAGAYTGTSGAYKVSDEVTPYVGLVYEITPNVSAYASYTEIFNPQNYKDRNENLLAPVQGSNLEAGIKTQWFDGRLTANAAVFEAKQDNYAVRDMSVPEGTLSDGSSAYIGINGTKARGWEMDVNGEILPGWTVNAGYTRVKVTRAATDLLYANPPKDLLQLNTQLQLRGALERLSIGGGLQWQSKVQGYNIAYPLGGTVTVNQPAYSLVQFNANYRISDNWTATLSVRNALDKTYWANLDYNNFGEPRFVSASLRWKF
- the mdcC gene encoding malonate decarboxylase acyl carrier protein, producing the protein METLDYRFDGRTRVQFPRDVVLVGVLASGNLEILLEPAALDGAMTVRIITAAQGFGSIWQAVITDFAHRHPLRDVRVSINDAGATPAVVSLRLDQAVETLLAGGTP